The sequence AATCAGCTCGTCGGCCATGATGCCTCTCCGTCGATGTTGCGAGTCGTTCAGGAACATATCAGGAACACATACGCTGCGCCACTGCTCTTGTTTTGTCATGGCGGCGCGGTAAGGCAAGGCGATGACCGACGAACGCATCTGGACCGCCGCCGTGCTGGTGATCGGCGACGAAATCCTTTCGGGCCGCACGCAGGACAAGAATGTGTCGCAGATCGCGACCTGGCTCGACGTGCAGGGGATCCGCCTGCGCGAAGTGCGCATCGTCCCCGATGTCGAGGATGAGATCGTCGATGCGCTCAACGCGCTGCGCGCGCGCTACGACTATGTCTTCACCACCGGCGGCATCGGGCCGACGCACGACGACATCACCGTCGATGCGGTCGCCAAGGCGCTCGGCGTCGGCGTGATCGTCCACCCGCAGGCCCGCGCGATCCTCGAACGTTATTACACCGCGCGCGGCGGCGAGCTCACCGAAGCGCGGCTGCGCATGGCGCGCACCCCCGACGGCGCCGAACTGATCCCCAACCGCATGTCGGGCGCGCCGGGCATCCGCATCGGCAATCTGTTCGTGATGGCGGGGGTGCCGCACATCACCGCGGGAATGCTCGACGCGCTGACCGGCGAGCTTGAGGGCGGGGCGCCGCTGGTGGCGCATACGATCGGCGCCTGGGCGGCCGAAAGCGAGGTCGCCGACCTGCTTCGCCGCGGCGAAAAGGAGCATCCGGGGGTCGCGATCGGCAGCTATCCCTTTTTCCGCGAGGGCAAGGTCGGCGCCAATTTCGTCATCCGCTCGGTCGACGCCGCGGCGGTCGCGGCGTGCACCGCGATGCTCACCGCGGGGCTCGAGGCGCTGGGCTATGCGGTGACCGACGGCGGCATCTGATCCACGGTCTGCGTCGCGCGCGGCAGGCGGCGCAGCATCGCGATCGCCAGCAGCCCGAAAATCGCGGCGACGATGAACGCGGCGCCGGGGAAATGCACCGGGGCGGCGTCGGCCGTGAAATAGGCCATGGTCCCGGTGAGCAGCATCGGCGCGGCCAGCTGCCCCAGCCCCATCGCCATCGCCGAAATCCCCTGCACTTCGCCCTGCGCATCGGCGCTGGCGCGGCGCGACATCATCGCCATCAGCGAGGGCTGCACCGGCGCCTGCAACGCGATGGGGATCAGCAGCAGGAAGGCGCCGATCGTCGAGGTGGTGAAAGCATAGCCGATATAAACCGCGACCGCGACGAGGATGCCGAGCGTCGCGGCGTCGCGCTCGCCAAAGCGCGCGACCGCGGGGCCGACAACGAACATCTGGCCCAATGCGATCATCACCCCCACGGCGGCGAGGCTCGCGCCGATCATTCCCGGCGACCAGCCAAGCTGCGCGATGCAGTAAAAACTCCACGTCATCGGATAGACGAGGCTGGCGATCTGCCACAGCACGAGCACCCCGGCGACGCCGTCCATTCCGGGCAGCGCGCGCATCGTCTTCCACGCGCCGAGCGGGTTGGCGCGGCGCCAGTCGAAGGCGCGGCGACGTTCCTTCGGCAGCGTTTCGGGGAAGATGAAATAGCCATAGAGCATGTTCGCCGCCGCAAGGATCGCGGCGGCCAGGAACGGCGCGCGCGGGCTCATCTCGCCCAGGAAGCCGCCGATCGCCGGCCCGGCGACGAAGCCGACGCCGAACGCCGCACCGACGAAGCCGAAATTGCGCGCGCGTTCCGTCGGCGGGGTGATGTCCGCGATCGCCGCCTGCGCGGCGGCATAGCTGCCGCCGAAGATGCCCGACAGCGCGCGCGCGACGAACAGCCACGGCAATGTTTCAACCACGGTGAGCAGCGCATAATCGACCGCGAGCCCGCCGAGCGCGAGGAGCAGGATGCGCCGCCGCCCGAACCGATCGGACAGATTGCCGAGCACCGGCGAGGCGAGGAAGGTCGCGACCGCCATCACCAGCCCGATCCACGCGCCGACCTCGATCGCGCGGGGCAGGTCGATCCGCCCGACCTCCATCACCAGCTGGGGCAGCACGGGCATGATGATGCCGAACCCGACCGCGTCGATGAAGATGGTGACGACGATGAAGGGAATGGTGCGCCTTGCCGTCACTTGTGCTTTGCCCTGGCTGTCATTAGGCCGTAACCCCATAAATTGGCCTGGCGCGACCGATCCCTGCCTCATGGTTGCCGATAGATGAAACGGACCGTTTCCGCCTCCCTAAATTGCAGCCTTCCCGAACCCGCCCACCTGATGCTCCCGATCGAGGCGGCAGACGGCGGCGGCGATCCGCGTCCCGGACATTGAGGCCCCCGGCACGGGCAAGGCGCGCGTGGGCGGTTGCGATGACCCGTTGAACCCGCCACCCGAAACCGGACATTGCGACATCGTGGGGCATTGATCTCAAAGCGGCCGTTCAGCTGTTATCGTCCCGCTCCAATTCTGTTCAGCCTGGAATTGAGAACTCCGTTGTTGTCCCAAGCCGTGGTTTCGCGCGATGATCGGGTAACCAGTTGTCCATCGGCCCAATGACGTGCGGGCTCTTCGGAGGAGGGATCATGAAGATTGTTGCTTTCGGTCTCGCCGTTACGCTCGCGGGCATGAGCGTGGCTGCATGGGGTGAGACGCCTCGTAATGCGGGAATCTTTGTCGATCCGAACAGCACGACGAAACAGGCTGCCGAACGGCTGGATGGCCAATCGCGGCGTGACGCCCTGCTTTTGTCCCGCATCGCATCGGCGTCGTGGTTTGCCAATGGCACGCCGGAAATGGTCGAGGCCAAGGTCCGCGAGATCGTAGATCGCGCAACGGCCGCGGGGCAGGTTCCCGTCCTTGTAGCCTATAACATTCCGTTCCGGGACTGCGCGCTCTATTCGGCCGGCGGCGCATCTGATGGCGCGGCTTATCTTGCGTGGATCAAGGGTTTCGCGGCGGGCATCGGGGAGCGAAAGGCGATCGTCATTCTCGAACCCGACGGCCTTGGCATCATTCCCTGGCACCGGACGCTCGATGGATCGGTCGAAAATTGCCGGCCTGAGGGGCAGGATGGCCGTGCGTCCGAAGCGAGATACGCGCAATTGCGCGGCGCGGTCGCGATCCTTGCCGCCCTGCCCAATTCGCGCGTGTATCTCGATGGAACCGGCAGCAGCTGGCTTGCGCCGGGGGAAACCGCGAATCGCCTGATCAAGGCCGACGTTGCCCGCACCGCGGGCTTCTTTCTCAACGTCTCGAACTTCGAGAGCGACGTGCGCGTGCTTCCCTACGCGCGCTGGGTCAGCGATTGTATCGCGCTGGTGACGCGCGGCGGGATCGACCCGCGCGACTGCCCAAGCCAGTATGGCCCGGCGCTATTCGGCGATACGTCGACATGGTCGGCAACGGACGACGCATACGACAGGCTGTTCGAGATCGCCAACCTACGGCGCGATCCGGCATCGCAAAAGCATGCGGTGATCGATACCAGCCGCAACGGCAGGGGATCGTGGGAACCGCCGACAGGCAAATATCGGGACGCCGAAATCTGGTGCAACCCACCTGGTCGCGGGTTGGGGCGCCGACCGACGTTGGAGAGCGGCAATCCCTATGTCGATGGCTTTCTGTGGATCAAGGTTCCGGGTGAATCCGACGGGCAATGTTTTCGCGGGACGGCCGGGCCGGCCGATCCCGAACGGGGCATGATTGCGCCGTCGGCGGGGCAATGGTTTCCCGCGCAGGCCCGCGAACTGATCGAACTGGCCGATCCGCCGCTGGCGTCCGAATGAATGATATTTGCAGCCGCGCCGCGTCAGCTGCCGTGCGGCCGGGCAGTCGAAGCCCGCACGAGCAGGTCGTGCGAATGGTCGCGTCGCTGTGATGTCGGCGCGGCTTCCTCTCCGTCGAGCCGCGCGATCAAGCGGTCGGCGGCATCCCAGGCCATCTGGCGCACCGGCTGGTTCACGGTCGTAAGCTGCGGCCATGTCGTTCGCGACACTTCCGAATTGTCGAATCCTGCGACCGACAGATCACCGGGAACCGACAGGCCAAGGTCGCGCGCTGCGGCGATTGTAGCCACCGCCATGTCGTCGTTCTGGGCAAGGATGGCGGAGGGACGAGGGTTGCGATCGAGGAGTTCGCGCGCAACCCGGTAACCGACCTCGTAAGTGAAATCGCCCGTCACGACGCGCGATTCGGCGATGGATACACCCGCTGCCGCAAAGGCCCGGCGATAGCCCTCCAGCCGACTCCGGCTGGCGGCGTGCGAAGGGTCGCCCAGGATGATGCCGACGTCGCGGTGTCCCAGAGCCAGTATATGTTCGGCGATGCTGAAGGCGGCGGCGACCTCGTCCATCGCGACGACGATGCCGCGATCGAGATCGCTGTGCGGGGTGATCCGCGCATAGGGAAATTTCTGCCGGTCGAGAATGTCGAGCAGTTCGGGCTGGTCGCACGCGGGCGGAGCGAGCAGCGCGCCGTCCAGCCCGGCGCGCAGAAGCAGCCGCCCGAGTTCGTCGGGTCGGCTGGCAACATGGTTGAAGGGAAGGACGACGAGCCGGTAGCGCCCGCTTTCCAGACGGCCGAGCGCGCCGTTCTGCAATTCGACGACATAGCTGGGACTCGGACGCTCGTAGGTGAGGCCGATGAGAAAGGAGCGGCGTGCGATCAGGCTCTGCGCGGCAAGGTTGGGGTGATAGTCGAGCGCGGCCGCGGCTTCCTTGACCTTGCGGCGCACGGTGTCGCTGACATGCGGGGCGTCGTTGAGCGCGCGCGATACGGTCTTGGGCGTGACGCCCGCCACGCGCGCGATGTCGACGATCGTGGTTCGCTTTGAAATTATCCCCTCCGATCAGCTGGATAGCGATCGATTTCCGATGACATCCCGTGATGTCGACCATCGTCTTAGCGGCTCTGTTGACTTCTGTCGATGAGTAGCAGTAAACGTTGACCGAGAATCGGTAAACGTTGACATAAACGGGGGAGAGGAAATGAGCGTGCCGCGCGGGGCCTTGATGGCGCTTGGAGTGACGTCGTTGGTGGCGCTCGCTTCGCCTTTTGGTGTTCGCGCTGCGACGGCCGGGAGTTCGACCGGGATCGGCGCCGAGGCGCAGCCGGCGAACTGGCCGGCGCGCACTGCCACCGTTCCCCGCGACCCTGCGGTCGAGCGGCGCGTCGATGAACTGATCGCCGCCATGTCGCTCGAGCAGAAGGTGGGTCAAGTCATCCAGGCCGATATCGCCACCGTCACCCCCGACGACGTCTATCGCTATCATCTGGGTTCGGTGCTCAACGGCGGCAATTCGGATCCGGGGGGGCGCTACAATGCGCCCGCGAAAGACTGGCTCGCCGCGGCCGACGCCTTTTACGCCGCCTCGATGAAGCCGAACGGCGCGTTGCCCCGGATTCCGGTGATCTGGGGAAGCGACGCCGTCCACGGCCACAATAATGTCGTCGGAGCGACGCTGTTCCCGCACAATATCGGCCTTGGCGCCGCGCGAAACCCCGACCTTATCCGCCGGATCGGCGCGGCAACCGCGATCGAGATGCGCGTGACCGGGCTCGACTGGACCTTTGCGCCGACGCTCGCGGTGGTGCGCGACGATCGCTGGGGCCGCACCTATGAAGGCTTTGGCGAGACTCCTGAGATTGCAGCGAGCTACGCCGCGCCGCTGATCGAGGGGCTTCAGGGCAGAATCGGCGACAGGGACTGGCTGCGCGGCCCGCATATCATCGCGACCGCCAAGCATTTTCTTGGCGACGGGGGCACGACGGGCGGGCGTGACCAGGGCGATGCCCAGATGTCCGAGGCCGCGCTGCGCGACCTGTTCAGCCCGCCCTATCTTCCGGCGCTCGACGCGGGCGTCCAGTCGGTAATGGTGAGCTTTTCAAGCTGGAACGGCGACAAGATGCACGGCAATCGCTCGCTGCTCACCGGCGTGATGAAGGAGCGCTGGAACTTCGACGGCTTCCTCGTCGGCGACTGGAACGGCCATGGCCAGGTCGCGGGCTGCACACCGACCGACTGTCCGCAATCGCTGATCGCCGGGCTCGACATGTATATGGCGCCCGACAGTTGGAAAGAACTTTACCGGACGACGCTCGATCACGCGCGAAACGGAACATTGCCGTCAGCGCGGCTCGACGAGGCGGTGCGCCGCATCCTGCGCGTCAAGGTCCGCGCCGGGCTGTTCGAGGCCGGAAAGCCATCGTCGCGGCCCTATGCCGGTCGGTTCGAGCTGTTGGGCAGCAAGGAGCATCGTGTGCTCGCGCGCGAAGCGGTTCGCGAATCGCTCGTGCTCCTGAAGAACGCGGGCGGGGTTCTGCCGCTCAAGGCCAAAGCGAATATCCTTGTCGCGGGCGACGGCGCCGACAATCTGACCAAGCAGACGGGCGGCTGGACGCTGAGCTGGCAGGGGACGGGAACCAGGCGCAGCGACTTTCCGAACGCCCAGACGATCTGGGAAGGGATCGAGGCCGAGGTGAAAGCGGCGGGCGGGACCGCGACGCTGGCGATCGACGGACGTTATTCGGTGAAGCCCGACGCGGCGATCGTGGTGTTCGGCGAGGATCCCTATGCCGAGTTTCAGGGCGATCGCCCCGACGTCGGCTATGACGATGCCAGGAATCTGGCGATCATGCGGCGGCTGAAAGCCGAAGGCGTGCCCGTCGTTGCGGTATTCCTGTCGGGCCGCGCCATGTGGGTCAATCCCTTCCTCAATGCGTCGGATGCCTTCGTCGCGGCCTGGCTGCCGGGGTCCGAAGGCGGCGGGGTGGCCGACCTGCTGTTCGGCAAGGCCGACTTCAAGGGGAAGCTGCCCTATAGCTGGCCCAGATCGAGCGACCAGACGGCGGTCAATGTCGGCGATGCCGATTATGATCCGCTCTTTCCTTATGGTTTCGGGCTGACCTTCGCCGACAAGGGCGAGCTTGCCCCGCTGCCCGAAGCGCGCGCCACCAGCGCCGCCCCCGATCCCGGCATCCTTTTCGCCGCCGGAAAGCCTGGCAGCGGCCGACGCCTGCTGCTCGGTCCGCCCGGTGCGCTGTCGACCAATCCCGGCCCCGACCGTATCGAGGCGCGTGCCGCCGATCGCGTGGCGCAGGAGGATTCGGTGCGCCTTCGCTGGACCGGCGCTGGGCTTGCGGTCGCCGCGATCGTCGAAGACGCGCCCGTCGACCTCATGCGCGAGGCGAACGGCGAGCTTGCGCTTGAGGTCGAACTTCGCGTCAACGCGGCGCCGTCCGCCGATGTCAGCCTGCTGATGGGTTGCGGGACGAATTGCACGGGTGGTTTTCCGCTGCGCAGAGTGCTGACCGAGGCCGCCGCGACGGGCAAATGGACGCGGATCGCCGTGCCGCTGCGCTGTTTTGCACGGGCGGGGGTCGACATGAGCCGCGTCGAGACGCCGCTCAGCTTCGCAACATCGGGAACGCTCGACATCACCATGTCCGCGGCGCGCATCGCCTCGCCGTCCGGGCCGCAGCTTGCATGCAATTGAAAGTCAGAACAGGGAGGATGAGATGACAAGGGGTAAATTGACGCGTGCGGCGCTTTTCGCGTTGCTTTCGACGGCCGCGACGATTCCGGCGCACGCACAGACCGCCACGGCGACCGATGGCGCAAGCAAGGATCGCGACGAAATCATCGTCACCGCCAACCGCCGCGAGGAAAATTCGCAGGATGTCTCCGGCGTGGTCCAGGCACTGGGCGCCGATCAGCTGCGCCAGGACGGCATCGCCGAACTGCGCCAGTTGCAGGTCGCCGTGCCGGGGCTCAGCATCGCCAACCAGGAAGGCAATGTCGAAATCTTCATTCGCGGCGTCGGTTCGGCGAACAATACCGAACTCGGCGATCCGGGCGCCGCGCCGCACCTCAACGGCACCTATATCCCGCGTCCGCGCGGGCTGGGCCTGATGTTCTATGACCTTGAGCGGGTCGAGGTGAACAAGGGGCCGCAGGGCACGCTTTACGGACGCAATGCGCTCGCGGGTACGCTCAACATCATCACCGCCAAGCCGCGCTTCGGCGAGTTCAGCGGCTATGCGCAGGCCGAGATCGCCAACCGCTCCTCCTATGGCGCCGAAGGCGCGCTCAACATTCCGCTCGGCGAGACGCTCGCGCTGCGCGCGGCGGGTTACTATATCAACCGCGACTATGGTTTCAAAAATGTCTCGACCGGCGCCCCGGCGAGCGGCCTCAAACCCGCGGGCCTCGAAGAAAATTACGCGGGCCGCCTGTCGCTGCTCTGGGAACCCGACGACCGGCTCAGCATTTCGATCGTCGGCGATTATGGCAAGGAGACGGGCACCGGCTATCCGGGCGCGAACATCTTCAGCGCCGTCGTCGCGAGCGGCCTCCGCCCCGACAAGCTCAATCTCAAACATGTCGTCTATCGCGGACTGCAGGGCGACATGGAGAATGAGCTCTGGGGCATCCAGGGCAAGATCAACTATGATTTCGGCGGTTTCGGCGCCGAACTGACCGGCAGCTACCGCTCGGTCGATTTCTATCAGGTCAATGCGTCGAGCGACGGCATCGACTATCCGGGCCGCGATCTCTCGGCGGTCCAGTATGACAATTTCTCGGGCAATTTCTGGCAGACCAAATCGAAAAGCCAGGTTTACGAAGCGCGCATCTTTGCGAACGACGATCAGCGTTTTCGCTGGAACCTTGGAGGCTTCTATTTCAACGAAGACCAGGCGGTCGGCTACCTCGCGCTCGCCGATCGCGGCTATTGCTGTTATTCGGCGACCGAGTTCACGATGCCCGACGTGAAGGGTGAAAGCTATGCCTTCTATGCCGATGGCACGTTCGACGTCACCGACCGGCTGCGCTTCCTCGCCGGCATTCGTTACACCGAGGAAAAGAAATCGCGTTACGGCATCGGCGGCAACTGGGCGCTGACGCTTGGCGGCGAGAATTTCGACTGCTGCTTTGCAACGCGCGTCGGCACCGAAGGCTTCCGCCCGGCGCTGCTCGACCGGCCCAATTTCGATGTCAGCAATATCACGACGCCGCAGGGCATGGCGCAATTCCTGATCGAAGGGATCAAGACACCGGGCCTTCGCGACACGCTGATCGCACAGATCGGCTCGATCGCCGACGGCACCAATCCCAACGGCACCTGCATCGACCGGCCCGACATCGACAATGGGTTCGTCAATTGCCCTGCGCTCAATCCGTCGAATACGAACGGCGGGTTCAGCTATGCGAACCTGACGATTCCCGGCCAGCAGATCGGTCGCTCGAAGTTCGACTACATCGATTGGCGCATTGGCGTCGAATATGACATCGACGACGATCATATGCTCTATGCAAAGGTGTCGACGGGCCACAAATCGGGCGGTTTCAACGACAGTTTCAACGGCTCGCCGATTCCCGAGACGTTCAGCCCCGAAAAGCTGCTCGTCTATGAAATCGGCAGCCGCAACAGCTTCGATGCCTTTGGCCGCCGCGCGATCTTCAACCTGACCGGCTTCTATTATGACTATACGAACCAGGTGTTCCAGGATCTGACCTGTATCAATCTGGACGAGACGCAGAACCCGCCGGTCTGCAACGGCTATTCGCTGGTCAACCGCAACATCGGCGCATCGCGCATCTATGGCGCGGAGGCCGAACTGCGCTTCAAGCTGCCGGGCAATTTCGGGCTCGACATCAACGCTGCCTATCTCGACACGAAGATCACGCGCGGAACCGTGGCAGACGCGCGCGCGCAGGATTTCGGAGCGGGCGGCAATTCGCCGCTGATCAGCCTTGTCGGCAACCGGCTCCCGCTCGCCTCGAAGATGAACGTCAGCGCGCGCCTGTCGCAATGGTTCGACGCCGGGCCGGGCCGCCTCGACTGGCAGGCGCTGCTCAACTATCGCTCCTCCTATTTCCTCAGCCAGTTCAACGAAGACGACATCGTCTTTCTCGACGGAACGCGTCAAAGCGCGTTCGAGGCGGGCTTTCCCGACCGGCAAAAGGGCTATGTCACGCTCAACCTCGGCATTGGCTATACGATCGACAATTTCCGGCTGGAAGCATGGGCAAGCAATTTCCTCAACGAGGAAGTCTCGCAAAAGGCGCTGGTCGGATCGTCGCTCAACATCCGCTTCCTGAACGACGCGCGCAGCTATGGCCTGCGTGCACGGGTCAGCTTTTAGGCAAAGGGGGCAGCCGCCCGTGACCGCGACGCCGCGCGGGCGGCTGTAATCTTCCGGAGATTGCGCTAACCATGGCGTGATCGGCGCCGTCGGCCGTGCCGCACGTCATGGAAGAGGGCGATAAGGGAGCGGAAAGGGGAGCATTTGCGGCGGCAATCCGTTGTTTTCCTGCCGCTTTATGCGCTGGTCTGTGCCGACGGAGTTATCACTTATCCCACCGATCAGGGTGGCAAACTCAGCCGGTGATGCTGGTGCGCGTCGACAGCAGAATCTGCTGTCGTCCGCCATCAACGAGCAATTACGGTGACAGTTTACTGAACCCCTCAAGTTTTCATAATCGTCAAGCATGAGTCGTCTTCCGCGTATCGTTCTGCCCGGTGTTCCGCATCATGTGACACAGCGCGGCAATCGGCGCGAGCGGACGTTTTTCGAGGAGGGCGATTATGCGCTCTATCTCGACCTGCTCGCCGACGCCGCCGTCCGGCATGGTGTTGCCATCTGGTCCTATTGCCTGATGCCGAACCACGTTCACATCGTCGCCGTGCCCCGCGATGAGGACGCTCTGGGGCGGACATTCCGGCATGTTCACCGCCATTACACCGGCTATGTCAACGCCCGGATGCGGGTGACGGGGCATTTGTGGCAAGGACGGTTCAGTTCGGTGGCGATGGACGAGGTGCACCTGTTTGCGGCGTTTCGCTACGTCGCGCTTAATCCGGTGCGGGCACGGCTGGTGCGCCGCGCCGAAGACTGGCAATGGTCGAGCACAAGGGCGCTGATCGCAGGGGCGGACGATCGGGTTGTGACGGTCGCGCCGACACTCGAACGGATCGGCGACTTTGCCGCCTTTCTGGGCGAGGATTTCGACGAGGCGTTTACCTATGCTGCGCTGCGTAAAGCCGAAACGCTGGGCCGGCCGATCGGCTCGGCCGCCTGGCTGGAGGAAATGGAGCGTGCGACGGGACGGAAGCTGACGCCAAGCAAGCGCGGACGCAAGCCTTCCGAAATTCGGGGATAACGCACCTGTCACCGTAATTGACCGTAATTGCAGATCAGGCGTCTTAGCAAATAGGAGTTAGGTGTGTCGGTCGAGAAATTTACTGCTGCGGCGCAGGCCCACGCGATGTTCACAGAACAAGGAGATT is a genomic window of Sphingopyxis sp. FD7 containing:
- a CDS encoding competence/damage-inducible protein A, producing MTDERIWTAAVLVIGDEILSGRTQDKNVSQIATWLDVQGIRLREVRIVPDVEDEIVDALNALRARYDYVFTTGGIGPTHDDITVDAVAKALGVGVIVHPQARAILERYYTARGGELTEARLRMARTPDGAELIPNRMSGAPGIRIGNLFVMAGVPHITAGMLDALTGELEGGAPLVAHTIGAWAAESEVADLLRRGEKEHPGVAIGSYPFFREGKVGANFVIRSVDAAAVAACTAMLTAGLEALGYAVTDGGI
- a CDS encoding MFS transporter, with the protein product MTARRTIPFIVVTIFIDAVGFGIIMPVLPQLVMEVGRIDLPRAIEVGAWIGLVMAVATFLASPVLGNLSDRFGRRRILLLALGGLAVDYALLTVVETLPWLFVARALSGIFGGSYAAAQAAIADITPPTERARNFGFVGAAFGVGFVAGPAIGGFLGEMSPRAPFLAAAILAAANMLYGYFIFPETLPKERRRAFDWRRANPLGAWKTMRALPGMDGVAGVLVLWQIASLVYPMTWSFYCIAQLGWSPGMIGASLAAVGVMIALGQMFVVGPAVARFGERDAATLGILVAVAVYIGYAFTTSTIGAFLLLIPIALQAPVQPSLMAMMSRRASADAQGEVQGISAMAMGLGQLAAPMLLTGTMAYFTADAAPVHFPGAAFIVAAIFGLLAIAMLRRLPRATQTVDQMPPSVTA
- a CDS encoding glycoside hydrolase family 6 protein; the encoded protein is MKIVAFGLAVTLAGMSVAAWGETPRNAGIFVDPNSTTKQAAERLDGQSRRDALLLSRIASASWFANGTPEMVEAKVREIVDRATAAGQVPVLVAYNIPFRDCALYSAGGASDGAAYLAWIKGFAAGIGERKAIVILEPDGLGIIPWHRTLDGSVENCRPEGQDGRASEARYAQLRGAVAILAALPNSRVYLDGTGSSWLAPGETANRLIKADVARTAGFFLNVSNFESDVRVLPYARWVSDCIALVTRGGIDPRDCPSQYGPALFGDTSTWSATDDAYDRLFEIANLRRDPASQKHAVIDTSRNGRGSWEPPTGKYRDAEIWCNPPGRGLGRRPTLESGNPYVDGFLWIKVPGESDGQCFRGTAGPADPERGMIAPSAGQWFPAQARELIELADPPLASE
- a CDS encoding LacI family DNA-binding transcriptional regulator; this translates as MISKRTTIVDIARVAGVTPKTVSRALNDAPHVSDTVRRKVKEAAAALDYHPNLAAQSLIARRSFLIGLTYERPSPSYVVELQNGALGRLESGRYRLVVLPFNHVASRPDELGRLLLRAGLDGALLAPPACDQPELLDILDRQKFPYARITPHSDLDRGIVVAMDEVAAAFSIAEHILALGHRDVGIILGDPSHAASRSRLEGYRRAFAAAGVSIAESRVVTGDFTYEVGYRVARELLDRNPRPSAILAQNDDMAVATIAAARDLGLSVPGDLSVAGFDNSEVSRTTWPQLTTVNQPVRQMAWDAADRLIARLDGEEAAPTSQRRDHSHDLLVRASTARPHGS
- a CDS encoding glycoside hydrolase family 3 protein; its protein translation is MSVPRGALMALGVTSLVALASPFGVRAATAGSSTGIGAEAQPANWPARTATVPRDPAVERRVDELIAAMSLEQKVGQVIQADIATVTPDDVYRYHLGSVLNGGNSDPGGRYNAPAKDWLAAADAFYAASMKPNGALPRIPVIWGSDAVHGHNNVVGATLFPHNIGLGAARNPDLIRRIGAATAIEMRVTGLDWTFAPTLAVVRDDRWGRTYEGFGETPEIAASYAAPLIEGLQGRIGDRDWLRGPHIIATAKHFLGDGGTTGGRDQGDAQMSEAALRDLFSPPYLPALDAGVQSVMVSFSSWNGDKMHGNRSLLTGVMKERWNFDGFLVGDWNGHGQVAGCTPTDCPQSLIAGLDMYMAPDSWKELYRTTLDHARNGTLPSARLDEAVRRILRVKVRAGLFEAGKPSSRPYAGRFELLGSKEHRVLAREAVRESLVLLKNAGGVLPLKAKANILVAGDGADNLTKQTGGWTLSWQGTGTRRSDFPNAQTIWEGIEAEVKAAGGTATLAIDGRYSVKPDAAIVVFGEDPYAEFQGDRPDVGYDDARNLAIMRRLKAEGVPVVAVFLSGRAMWVNPFLNASDAFVAAWLPGSEGGGVADLLFGKADFKGKLPYSWPRSSDQTAVNVGDADYDPLFPYGFGLTFADKGELAPLPEARATSAAPDPGILFAAGKPGSGRRLLLGPPGALSTNPGPDRIEARAADRVAQEDSVRLRWTGAGLAVAAIVEDAPVDLMREANGELALEVELRVNAAPSADVSLLMGCGTNCTGGFPLRRVLTEAAATGKWTRIAVPLRCFARAGVDMSRVETPLSFATSGTLDITMSAARIASPSGPQLACN
- a CDS encoding TonB-dependent receptor, coding for MTRGKLTRAALFALLSTAATIPAHAQTATATDGASKDRDEIIVTANRREENSQDVSGVVQALGADQLRQDGIAELRQLQVAVPGLSIANQEGNVEIFIRGVGSANNTELGDPGAAPHLNGTYIPRPRGLGLMFYDLERVEVNKGPQGTLYGRNALAGTLNIITAKPRFGEFSGYAQAEIANRSSYGAEGALNIPLGETLALRAAGYYINRDYGFKNVSTGAPASGLKPAGLEENYAGRLSLLWEPDDRLSISIVGDYGKETGTGYPGANIFSAVVASGLRPDKLNLKHVVYRGLQGDMENELWGIQGKINYDFGGFGAELTGSYRSVDFYQVNASSDGIDYPGRDLSAVQYDNFSGNFWQTKSKSQVYEARIFANDDQRFRWNLGGFYFNEDQAVGYLALADRGYCCYSATEFTMPDVKGESYAFYADGTFDVTDRLRFLAGIRYTEEKKSRYGIGGNWALTLGGENFDCCFATRVGTEGFRPALLDRPNFDVSNITTPQGMAQFLIEGIKTPGLRDTLIAQIGSIADGTNPNGTCIDRPDIDNGFVNCPALNPSNTNGGFSYANLTIPGQQIGRSKFDYIDWRIGVEYDIDDDHMLYAKVSTGHKSGGFNDSFNGSPIPETFSPEKLLVYEIGSRNSFDAFGRRAIFNLTGFYYDYTNQVFQDLTCINLDETQNPPVCNGYSLVNRNIGASRIYGAEAELRFKLPGNFGLDINAAYLDTKITRGTVADARAQDFGAGGNSPLISLVGNRLPLASKMNVSARLSQWFDAGPGRLDWQALLNYRSSYFLSQFNEDDIVFLDGTRQSAFEAGFPDRQKGYVTLNLGIGYTIDNFRLEAWASNFLNEEVSQKALVGSSLNIRFLNDARSYGLRARVSF
- a CDS encoding transposase, whose amino-acid sequence is MSRLPRIVLPGVPHHVTQRGNRRERTFFEEGDYALYLDLLADAAVRHGVAIWSYCLMPNHVHIVAVPRDEDALGRTFRHVHRHYTGYVNARMRVTGHLWQGRFSSVAMDEVHLFAAFRYVALNPVRARLVRRAEDWQWSSTRALIAGADDRVVTVAPTLERIGDFAAFLGEDFDEAFTYAALRKAETLGRPIGSAAWLEEMERATGRKLTPSKRGRKPSEIRG